The Verrucomicrobium spinosum DSM 4136 = JCM 18804 DNA segment CAAGAACGCCAGAAAGAAAAGCGCGGTCTTGGGATTGAGCGTCCCCACCGCATACCCTTGCCAGAAGACTGCCCTCAACCGTTCCACCTGAAAGCTCAGGGTCTCCACGGTCATCGGCTTGGACATGAACTTGCGAATGCCAAAGACGATGAGGTACAGGGCTCCGGCATACTTCAAGACGGAAAACAGTGTCGCCGACGTGGCCAAAATAGCCGACAGCCCCAGCGCCGCGAAGATGGCATGGGTCAGATTCCCCAATCCCACTCCGGCCACAGATGCCAATCCTGCCAGGCGCCCCTGACTGATGCTGCGCGTCACGATGTACAGTACCGCCGGCCCGGGTGTGAGAATCAGCAGCACGGAAGCCAGCAGGAACAAGGTGAACTTCGCGGGATCAAACATGGGGAAATGTGTACGGAATCAGGTCACAGACGCCTGGTCACTCAACAAGCATGAGGAAAGGTTGACAACATTTTCCCATCCAGATAACAGCTCATGGCAAAGGCGCGCTCCGCATCGGAGCAAGCCGTTCAACATCGGCCATCACTCCCCATGAACACTTCCCGCCGCGCCCTGCTTGCTCTTGCCGTTCTGCCCGCCTTCGCTGGATGTCGCACGGTGTACTACACCGCCATGGAGAAGGTCGGCTTCGAGAAACGCGATCTCCTCCGCCGGGCCGTGAAGGCCGCCCGTGGAGAACAGCAAGATGCCGGGAAACAATACAAGGACGCCCTCGAACAGCTCCAGGCCATCTATGGTCGCAGCGGCAGCAATCTGGAGAAAGCCTACGACAAGCTCAAAGCAGAGTATGAATCTTGCGCCGCCGACACCAAAGCCGTGCAAGGCCGCATCAAGGAAATGGACCGGGTGGCCTCCGACCTCTTCCGCGAATGGGAGGGAGAAATCCGCCAGATGGATGACCCCACGCTCTCAAGCTCCAGCCGGAACAAGCTGGCCCAGACCCGGACGAACTTTGACAACGTCTCCAGCGCCCTCCATCGTTCCTATGAGGCCATGCCTCCAGTGCTCAAGAAGCTGCAGGACCACGTCCTCTATCTGAAGCACAACCTCAATGCCGAGGCACTGGGCTCACTGCGTGGCCGCGCCCAGGAGATTGAGGGCGACATTCAGACGCTTCTCACCCGCATGAATGCCGCGATTGCCGAGGCGGACGGCTTTGTGAAGACGCTGAAATAACGCCTCCAGCAACAACCGGGCTGTAGACAACGCGCTTTCATCCACCAGTCTCCGGGGCACTACTGCTGCACCAGATGCTGGTGGTCGCCCGTTGCCACTTGCTTGAGCACACGGCCTACACCGTTGCCCCCTCTGGCCCGCCGCCAAAACCGGCGTAGCTCGAGACCAAATACACGCTTTTGCAGGTGCCCGGAAACGTTCCACCGGCTCCCGCGTACATATGGCGTGCCCCCATGGAATCGACCTGGATCATCCTCGCCATCTCTCTCATCGTGATCTGCTGCTGGCTGATCAGCAACTGTTTAAAATCCACCCGCATTCATGCCTACATCACCGATCGCGGAGGGAAAGTGGTGAGCTGCGAATGGCAGTCTCAGAACCGGACGGAGGGAGGCCCCCTGAGCCGGGCCCACTACCGGGTGCGCTATGTGGACGCAGGAGGCAGGCTGCATGAGGCGGCATGCCGCACCCACACGTTTTCAGATGTGTACTTCATGCATGACGAAATCGTCGGCCCCCATGGCGTGCCAGCGCAGTTTGTCATCAGCACCGCCCCCGACACGCCCGAGGGGCACCTTAAGAGCGCCTCCCATCCCTCTTCAAAAGTCCAGATTGCCGAGCTGGAACGAGAGGTCCGCCGACTGCGCAAGCGCCTGAAGGAGGAGGACCAAAGACCGCCGTCAGACGGTTGACCCATCACGATCTGGCGGTTTCTCCCACTGTTCCATTTACCTCCGTCGCAAAAAACGATAGGCTGGGGTCATTGGCCTCTGCCTGGAGGCAAGCCGATTTCCCCCCATGAAGCGTCTCCTTGCCCCATTCATCATCGTCCTGGCAGGCCTGGGGTTGTTTTGGTACTTTTCCCGTGACACCACCCCGGCCACCATCAGCAAGGACGTGAATCTGGGAGAAACGATGAAGTTTACAGGCACCGTCTCCCTGCGAAGCCGCCCCTTTACGGGCGACCTGGTGCTGCCCGAAGGAGTCTTTGGCAGCAAGCCTGCCTTCGCAGGCTATTCTTTCCGGGATGCCACGCGCACCCTTCACCAGTACGATGTCTTCCTTTTCCATCGGGGTGAATCACAAGGCGCCGGATTTGCCGCCGCATTGGCCAAGGCCGCTTCCTCGAACCCAACTGGCGCCCCAAAAACGGGCTGGTCCACCGACTCCTCCGGGCGCAAAGTTTGTTTCCTCCCCCTCCCTGATTCTCCTTTCCGGTATGCACCGGGAAAAAAAGTCACCCATCGGGCTCTTCTCTTCGAGCACCGCACGGCTCCCGTGGACGTGCTAGTCATAGAGACGGTGGTGAGGTCGGACCAGGTCGGGCATGTCGTAACCCTGCCCGGTGCGAGTCCACCGGAAAAACTCCCCGAGCCTCTGGTACGTCTGGAGGATGCTGCTACCGCTTTCGAAAGCATCGTGACGCCTTCTTGAGCGCTCGGCCCTCTGCCCAGACCAACGGCTTTTCCTGAATCCAGAAGGTGCCACGCCCGCGAATCATGAGCATATGGCACGCTGCGCCCCCCGTTTGTCCCTGGCACTTTCTACGGTTTTGCTCGGTCTAACCGTTACGGCGTGCTCCACCCCACGGTCCACGCCGCCCATGAATCAAACCCCCGCCCACTCGAGTCGCCCCGCCACCGTAAGCAAGGTGGATCTCCCCCGTTACATGGGTGAATGGCGCGTCATTGCCCATGTCCCCTACTTTCTGGAAAAGGGGAAGGTGGATACTTCGGACATCTACAGATTGCGACCTGACGGCCAGATCGACAACATTTTTCAGTTCCGGAAGAAGAACATGGACGCACCTCTACAGCAGTGGAAGGCACGGGCCTGGGTGGTCAACCAACAATCCCAAGCTGAATGGAAACTCCAGTTCATCTGGCCCTTCACCACCACCTACCTCGTGGTGGACCTCGACCCCGACTATCAGTGGTCTGTCGTCACCATCCCGAGCCGCAAACTGATCTGGATCCTGGCGCGGGAGAGGTCCCTGCCACCCGCTACTTATCAGGCGATAGTCGCCCGGTTGAAGACAAAGGGATTCGACACGACAAAACTCGCCCTTGTGCCCCAAGGCCCCGGCTGACACCCATTGCGGGACGCCACTGCCTCAGCGCCACGCTCGCGCCATAAGTGCCAACGCCGGGAAAAGCACTCCGCCAGCCAGCACGATCACATGGATCCAAAACCTAATCGGTTCTGACTTGCGGAAGTAAAGACCCGTATTGGTATCCAGCCGGCCGGTGAGCAGGCCGCACACCAGCGGGACGGCAAAGGCTCCTGACACCCCAACCACAAGGGAGGCCGTGCTCAGCGCCATCGGCGGCAAAAAGAAGGTCCGGTACCAGCAGGCGAACAGTGCAGGTGTCATGCAGCAGCACCACCAAGCCAGAAATCGCCCTCGCGAGCACGCCCGCATGTCAGAACGCCAGTCGCACCCGCATCGCAGAATGCGCTCCCGGGGACTCAGGTGGCTGAGATGGTTGTCGTCGAACAGCTTTCGCATCGCTTGGATTCAGGAACTGATTCGGGGAGTCGGTCGCGATCTTGCCGGATGCCGGGCCTTCACACCAGATTTTTCTTTTGCCTGGGTCTGACCTGAAAAAGTTTGCTGTGCGAAATTTCGACTTCCCTTCTCCTGCGGCGTCCGCTCCAGCATTGACAACTCTCCTGCCTCTTGACCATGGTGGAGCCCAGCCGCCCCGTCGGCACTGCTTTCGCCCCCCTCACTCCATGCGCCCAGACTTTCTCCCCCGCCGTCTTTCCATTTTTACGGCCTGTGCTGCGTTGGCCAGCTTAGGAGTCCTGCCGAACGCTCCTGGCCAGTTGTCTGAGCCCAAGCAGGCACCGTCCCCTTTCCAAAGCACTCCAGCCAAGCCGGTCCAAACGCCCCCCCAACTGGACGTGGTGTATGGCGACACAGCGGACGGACAAAAGCTGCTTCTGGACGTCTTCCAACCTCCTGTCTCTCCCCCCAAAGAAGGGCTCACGGCACAGCCCAGGCTCCGTCCCGCCGTCTTGATGGTGCACGGCGGCGGCTGGGCAGGCGGAAACAAGAAGGAATTTCGCAATCTGGCCCTCCTGATGGCGCAACTCGGCTACGTAACCGTTCCGGTGAGCTACCGCCTTACCACGAACGCGGCCAACACCTGGCCCGCCCAGTTGGACGATGTGCAACTGGCCGTGCGCTGGCTCCGTAGCCACGCCACCCAATATCGTGTCGATCCCAAGAGGATCGGAGCGGTGGGCGTCTCAGCCGGGGGGCAACTGGTAGCCAGCCTGGGTCTGAGAGAGACTCGTGATCCCGCTACCGCCAAATATCCCGACCAATCCAGTCGCGTGGCCTGCGTCGTGGACGTGTGCGGGCCGACAGACCTGGCCGACGACTTCAGTAGCAAAGTCAAGCAGGGTGACTTCGTCAACGACCTCCTCAAGCGGCTCTTGGGAGGGTCCGTTGCTGAGAAATCAAGTCTTGCTGGTGATGCCTCTCCCCTAACCCATGTGGACGCTAGAGCCGTCCCCTTTCTGATCATCCATGGCACGAATGATGACGTCGTCCCCTTCGACCACTCCCGGCGTCTGCATGATGCCCTGACGAAGAATGCCACTCCCGCCAGTATCCTCGCTTTGGAAAACGAAGGACACGTCTTTCAGAACCGGGAAAATCAAAAGAAGTTCATCCAGGAGACCATCGTATTCTTCAATCAGAACCTGATGCCCTGAGGAAACGCATGGCCGGACGGACCTGCGCCCCATCCTATGGCTACAGCTCGGACTCCTGGACCGCTGCTGCGCCCACTGTCAAGTTTCCGCGAGTGTAATAGACCTCTCCACCAGTCCATTGGGAACTGTACCCATCGGACCCAAAGGACGCCCCCGCTCCCACACTCCCATGGATCTCCCCGCGCTCCTTCTCGGGCGGGGCTCCGATCGTGTAGCTTCCTTCGTCTTTGAAGGTGCTATTGCTGGCACAACTGGACAGCAACAGCACCGGTCCAGCGCAGGCAAGCCACACTGCCAGATGAAAAACGGGCCGCACCGTGGACGGGAGTTTCATACAAACCAACCGTAGAGGGGAATGACAGTCTGACAAGGGGCAAGCTGGACCTCACGCTGGCTCACTGCACCGTACCGGTGTACACCCCCACGCTTCCTCCCACGGAGACCTTGTTGCCTTTTGATCCGGTCGCGGCTTTGCCACTCGTGGTATATGAGCCTTCATCTTTGACTTTGGCTGAAGAGGCACACGAGCACAGCGTCCCGAGCAAAAGCCCGGCACTGAGCATGGAGGCAAACAACGGGCGGAGGAGAGGGAGACTGTTCATTTTTGGAGTGAGAGGTTCGTTAACGGGGACCACTTCTGTAGCCCTTCTTGGCATCTCGTTCAAAATTGCCACCACTGGCTGGAGAGACGCGCGCCGCCGGGTATTTGATCGTATTCCCATCACGGAATCATCCCAACAGAAACCCCTGCCCCCTAACCTCATGCTTCCTTCTGCCATCCTGGAAACCGCCCTGAGTGTGGCGGATCTCAATTTATCACGAGAGTTCTATGCCCGGCTGTTTGGCCATCCCATCCTCGCGTCTGATGAGCGCCTCTGCGCCTTCGACGTTCAAGGGAGGCAGGTCCTCCTCCTGTTTCCCAAGGACAGCGATCCAGAAGGCACCACCATGCCGTTTGGCGGGCACATTCCGGCTCACGGGTCCCACGGGCGGTCTCATGTGGGCTTTGCCATCCCGGCAGAGTCACTGGATGAATGGCGTCAGCATCTTCACCATCTGAGCATCACCGTGGAAAGCGAATTCACGTGGCCTCGCGGTGGCAGAAGCCTCTATTTCCGTGATCCCGACGGTCACCTGCTTGAGCTTCTCACCCCTGGTGTCTGGCCCACTTACTAAGAGTGCAACGGTCCCGGAAGCGGAAAGAGCTACCGAGAAAATTTCAGTCAGAAATTTTACCCCATGTCATTCCCATCTTGCCTTCTTCCGGCTCCTGCCTAATGAGCTCTTATTCAACACAACACCAAGATTAACAAAGTTCATTCATGAGCGTAAATTTCGCCCCCATCCGCCTGGTCATTCTCGTCGTTTGCGTATTGGTCTTTTACTATGGGGGGGCTTTCACACTCCCGGCAAATGCAGAGTGGATC contains these protein-coding regions:
- a CDS encoding LysE family translocator; protein product: MFDPAKFTLFLLASVLLILTPGPAVLYIVTRSISQGRLAGLASVAGVGLGNLTHAIFAALGLSAILATSATLFSVLKYAGALYLIVFGIRKFMSKPMTVETLSFQVERLRAVFWQGYAVGTLNPKTALFFLAFLPQFVAKGAGYVDPWLQMLVMGCVFVVMAILSDGLYALMSGTLAPWLRRSSVLKHEKYISGVVYCGLGVATAAGGK
- a CDS encoding DUF2959 family protein produces the protein MNTSRRALLALAVLPAFAGCRTVYYTAMEKVGFEKRDLLRRAVKAARGEQQDAGKQYKDALEQLQAIYGRSGSNLEKAYDKLKAEYESCAADTKAVQGRIKEMDRVASDLFREWEGEIRQMDDPTLSSSSRNKLAQTRTNFDNVSSALHRSYEAMPPVLKKLQDHVLYLKHNLNAEALGSLRGRAQEIEGDIQTLLTRMNAAIAEADGFVKTLK
- a CDS encoding lipocalin family protein; its protein translation is MNQTPAHSSRPATVSKVDLPRYMGEWRVIAHVPYFLEKGKVDTSDIYRLRPDGQIDNIFQFRKKNMDAPLQQWKARAWVVNQQSQAEWKLQFIWPFTTTYLVVDLDPDYQWSVVTIPSRKLIWILARERSLPPATYQAIVARLKTKGFDTTKLALVPQGPG
- a CDS encoding alpha/beta hydrolase, with the translated sequence MRPDFLPRRLSIFTACAALASLGVLPNAPGQLSEPKQAPSPFQSTPAKPVQTPPQLDVVYGDTADGQKLLLDVFQPPVSPPKEGLTAQPRLRPAVLMVHGGGWAGGNKKEFRNLALLMAQLGYVTVPVSYRLTTNAANTWPAQLDDVQLAVRWLRSHATQYRVDPKRIGAVGVSAGGQLVASLGLRETRDPATAKYPDQSSRVACVVDVCGPTDLADDFSSKVKQGDFVNDLLKRLLGGSVAEKSSLAGDASPLTHVDARAVPFLIIHGTNDDVVPFDHSRRLHDALTKNATPASILALENEGHVFQNRENQKKFIQETIVFFNQNLMP
- a CDS encoding VOC family protein, with the translated sequence MLPSAILETALSVADLNLSREFYARLFGHPILASDERLCAFDVQGRQVLLLFPKDSDPEGTTMPFGGHIPAHGSHGRSHVGFAIPAESLDEWRQHLHHLSITVESEFTWPRGGRSLYFRDPDGHLLELLTPGVWPTY